In one Arachis duranensis cultivar V14167 chromosome 9, aradu.V14167.gnm2.J7QH, whole genome shotgun sequence genomic region, the following are encoded:
- the LOC107464783 gene encoding protein ELF4-LIKE 4, whose amino-acid sequence MEGDIFGELGNTTQVDSRILQIFQKNLLQAQDILNQNRLLINEINQNHESKRPDNLSRNVGLIRELNSNIRRVVDLYADLSGSFTKSREASSEGDSSGTLKSDGKISQKRIRST is encoded by the coding sequence ATGGAAGGTGATATATTTGGAGAATTAGGCAATACAACTCAAGTAGATAGTAGAATTCTACAAATATTTCAAAAGAACTTGTTGCAAGCCCAAGATATCTTGAACCAGAATAGGCTACTAATCAATGAGATAAACCAAAACCATGAATCCAAGAGGCCCGATAACTTGAGCAGAAATGTCGGTTTGATTCGAGAGCTCAACAGCAACATCAGAAGGGTGGTTGATCTCTATGCTGatctttccggttctttcaccAAGTCTcgggaagcttcatctgaagggGATTCAAGTGGAACATTGAAATCTGATGGAAAAATCAGTCAGAAGAGAATTAGATCTACCTGA
- the LOC107464787 gene encoding uncharacterized protein LOC107464787 isoform X1, with translation MALVCSSTLSSILSLQSHHLLLDSQTSTTPFRSSFLFINTDNSFSLVCHAKKKLTFFDQILDYIEGGPKLRKWYGAPDLLPKDDTNTQDEEDDYPEDEIRDAVLVTDGDSEMGQMVILSLIVKRTRIKALVKDKRAALEAFGTYVESMTGDTSDNRFLKKALRGVRTIICPNEGFLSNVGSLQGVQHIILLSQQLSVYSGKSGIQSMMKSNAKKLAEQDESVLKSSGIPYTIIRTGAFQDTAGGNQGFTFDQGCAASGSISKEDAAFVCVQGLDCVPQSGFIFEVANGQNQVSDWKQCLTALMEKPNQ, from the exons ATGGCGTTGGTGTGTTCTTCTACGCTTTCTTCCATCCTTTCCCTCCAAAGCCATCATCTTCTTTTGGATTCTCAAACTTCAACCACACCATTTCgttcttctttcctcttcatCAACACAGATAACTCATTTTCTCTTGTATGTCATGCCAAGAAGAAGCTCACTTTTTTCGACCAAATTCTCGATTACATCGAAG GAGGtccaaaattaagaaaatggtATGGTGCACCTGATCTCCTTCCAAAAGATGACACTAACACACAAGATGAAGAGGATGATTATCCGG AAGATGAAATCAGGGATGCAGTGCTAGTAACAGATGGAGATAGTGAGATGGGTCAG ATGGTGATATTGTCACTAATTGTGAAGCGAACTCGAATAAAGGCACTGGTAAAGGATAAACGGGCTGCACTTGAAGCCTTCGGAACTTATGTTGAG TCCATGACAGGTGATACAAGTGACAATCGATTCCTCAAGAAAGCTCTCAGAGGAGTTCGCACAATTATATGCCCAAAT GAGGGTTTTCTTTCCAATGTTGGGAGCCTTCAAGGGGTAcaacatataatcctcttatcaCAG CAGTTGTCAGTTTATAGTGGTAAAAGTGGGATCCAATCTATGATGAAAAGCAATGCAAAGAAATTGGCAGAGCAAGATGAATCAGTGTTGAAGAGCTCAGGGATTCCTTACACCATTATTAGAACCGGTGCATTTCAAGATACAGCTGGTGGAAATCAAGGCTTTACCTTCGACCAG GGTTGTGCAGCTAGTGGAAGTATTAGCAAAGAAGATGCTGCCTTTGTTTGTGTACAAGGCTTGGACTGTGTCCCACAATCTGGATTCATATTTGAGGTGGCGAATGGCCAAAATCAAGTTTCAGATTGGAAACAATGTTTGACAGCGTTGATGGAGAAACCGAATCAATGA
- the LOC107464787 gene encoding uncharacterized protein LOC107464787 isoform X2: MALVCSSTLSSILSLQSHHLLLDSQTSTTPFRSSFLFINTDNSFSLVCHAKKKLTFFDQILDYIEGGPKLRKWYGAPDLLPKDDTNTQDEEDDYPEDEIRDAVLVTDGDSEMGQMVILSLIVKRTRIKALVKDKRAALEAFGTYVESMTGDTSDNRFLKKALRGVRTIICPNEGFLSNVGSLQGVQHIILLSQLSVYSGKSGIQSMMKSNAKKLAEQDESVLKSSGIPYTIIRTGAFQDTAGGNQGFTFDQGCAASGSISKEDAAFVCVQGLDCVPQSGFIFEVANGQNQVSDWKQCLTALMEKPNQ; the protein is encoded by the exons ATGGCGTTGGTGTGTTCTTCTACGCTTTCTTCCATCCTTTCCCTCCAAAGCCATCATCTTCTTTTGGATTCTCAAACTTCAACCACACCATTTCgttcttctttcctcttcatCAACACAGATAACTCATTTTCTCTTGTATGTCATGCCAAGAAGAAGCTCACTTTTTTCGACCAAATTCTCGATTACATCGAAG GAGGtccaaaattaagaaaatggtATGGTGCACCTGATCTCCTTCCAAAAGATGACACTAACACACAAGATGAAGAGGATGATTATCCGG AAGATGAAATCAGGGATGCAGTGCTAGTAACAGATGGAGATAGTGAGATGGGTCAG ATGGTGATATTGTCACTAATTGTGAAGCGAACTCGAATAAAGGCACTGGTAAAGGATAAACGGGCTGCACTTGAAGCCTTCGGAACTTATGTTGAG TCCATGACAGGTGATACAAGTGACAATCGATTCCTCAAGAAAGCTCTCAGAGGAGTTCGCACAATTATATGCCCAAAT GAGGGTTTTCTTTCCAATGTTGGGAGCCTTCAAGGGGTAcaacatataatcctcttatcaCAG TTGTCAGTTTATAGTGGTAAAAGTGGGATCCAATCTATGATGAAAAGCAATGCAAAGAAATTGGCAGAGCAAGATGAATCAGTGTTGAAGAGCTCAGGGATTCCTTACACCATTATTAGAACCGGTGCATTTCAAGATACAGCTGGTGGAAATCAAGGCTTTACCTTCGACCAG GGTTGTGCAGCTAGTGGAAGTATTAGCAAAGAAGATGCTGCCTTTGTTTGTGTACAAGGCTTGGACTGTGTCCCACAATCTGGATTCATATTTGAGGTGGCGAATGGCCAAAATCAAGTTTCAGATTGGAAACAATGTTTGACAGCGTTGATGGAGAAACCGAATCAATGA
- the LOC107464787 gene encoding uncharacterized protein LOC107464787 isoform X3, with product MALVCSSTLSSILSLQSHHLLLDSQTSTTPFRSSFLFINTDNSFSLVCHAKKKLTFFDQILDYIEGGPKLRKWYGAPDLLPKDDTNTQDEEDDYPEDEIRDAVLVTDGDSEMGQMVILSLIVKRTRIKALVKDKRAALEAFGTYVESMTGDTSDNRFLKKALRGVRTIICPNEGFLSNVGSLQGVQHIILLSQQLSVYSGKSGIQSMMKSNAKKLAEQDESVLKSSGIPYTIIRTGAFQDTAGGNQGFTFDQLVEVLAKKMLPLFVYKAWTVSHNLDSYLRWRMAKIKFQIGNNV from the exons ATGGCGTTGGTGTGTTCTTCTACGCTTTCTTCCATCCTTTCCCTCCAAAGCCATCATCTTCTTTTGGATTCTCAAACTTCAACCACACCATTTCgttcttctttcctcttcatCAACACAGATAACTCATTTTCTCTTGTATGTCATGCCAAGAAGAAGCTCACTTTTTTCGACCAAATTCTCGATTACATCGAAG GAGGtccaaaattaagaaaatggtATGGTGCACCTGATCTCCTTCCAAAAGATGACACTAACACACAAGATGAAGAGGATGATTATCCGG AAGATGAAATCAGGGATGCAGTGCTAGTAACAGATGGAGATAGTGAGATGGGTCAG ATGGTGATATTGTCACTAATTGTGAAGCGAACTCGAATAAAGGCACTGGTAAAGGATAAACGGGCTGCACTTGAAGCCTTCGGAACTTATGTTGAG TCCATGACAGGTGATACAAGTGACAATCGATTCCTCAAGAAAGCTCTCAGAGGAGTTCGCACAATTATATGCCCAAAT GAGGGTTTTCTTTCCAATGTTGGGAGCCTTCAAGGGGTAcaacatataatcctcttatcaCAG CAGTTGTCAGTTTATAGTGGTAAAAGTGGGATCCAATCTATGATGAAAAGCAATGCAAAGAAATTGGCAGAGCAAGATGAATCAGTGTTGAAGAGCTCAGGGATTCCTTACACCATTATTAGAACCGGTGCATTTCAAGATACAGCTGGTGGAAATCAAGGCTTTACCTTCGACCAG CTAGTGGAAGTATTAGCAAAGAAGATGCTGCCTTTGTTTGTGTACAAGGCTTGGACTGTGTCCCACAATCTGGATTCATATTTGAGGTGGCGAATGGCCAAAATCAAGTTTCAGATTGGAAACAATGTTTGA